One genomic region from Rhizomicrobium palustre encodes:
- a CDS encoding peptidylprolyl isomerase, which translates to MALKSRTLQIRSLAPVLAALAVLVPGVIAPLGAAPLQREARVDPAAATTPGAAPEKGEAKVPAKPKKPHFQNGIVALVNDTPITSYELQQRMALVMTTSNIPRTPEMEKKVRDQVLEQLETEVLQRAEANKNDITVSAVEVDKYMQEIISENHMSLDQLKEILARGNVQLATFRAQLAAQIQWQKAVNEHFQGRVTISPEAVDAEMARIKEGDNKAHFAVSEIFLAVENPDQDEKVRKDAEGLVTQLKSGGQFTSIARQFSQSPSAAQGGDIGVVFDGQLAPELNKVLATMKTGDMSEPVRSTGGYYILVLRQRFEPEGTKIEDKKPTEAGLPATLPLGRVLLRLPPKAPQDYVTKVLEIGKTIQNAITSCDMAEKTIPKSVPGSLYFALGNVRMADLNEKTREVLGKTESGGVADPFLSDAGIEIFVRCDKREIKQVAWQKPTREQIEQQLFNEQISALARRYNRDLRRNANIETR; encoded by the coding sequence ATGGCCCTGAAATCGCGTACCTTGCAAATTCGCAGCCTCGCCCCGGTTCTAGCGGCGCTGGCCGTTCTGGTGCCAGGCGTTATCGCCCCTCTGGGCGCCGCACCCTTGCAGCGCGAAGCGCGCGTGGACCCGGCCGCGGCGACCACGCCCGGTGCTGCCCCCGAAAAGGGCGAAGCCAAGGTGCCAGCCAAACCCAAGAAGCCGCATTTTCAGAACGGCATTGTTGCGCTGGTTAACGACACGCCGATTACCTCTTACGAATTGCAGCAGCGCATGGCGCTGGTGATGACCACCTCCAATATTCCGCGCACGCCGGAAATGGAGAAGAAGGTCCGCGATCAGGTGCTGGAGCAGCTCGAGACCGAGGTCTTGCAGCGCGCGGAAGCCAATAAGAACGACATCACCGTCTCTGCGGTCGAAGTCGACAAGTACATGCAGGAGATCATCAGCGAAAATCACATGTCGCTGGATCAGCTCAAGGAGATCCTGGCGCGCGGCAATGTTCAGCTCGCCACTTTCCGCGCTCAACTCGCAGCGCAAATTCAGTGGCAGAAGGCCGTGAACGAACACTTCCAAGGCCGTGTCACCATTTCGCCGGAAGCGGTCGATGCCGAAATGGCGCGTATCAAGGAAGGTGACAACAAGGCCCATTTCGCGGTCTCCGAAATCTTCCTCGCGGTGGAAAATCCCGATCAGGACGAGAAGGTGCGCAAGGATGCCGAAGGGCTCGTGACGCAGCTTAAATCCGGCGGCCAGTTCACCTCCATCGCGCGCCAGTTCTCGCAGAGCCCCTCGGCGGCGCAGGGCGGCGATATCGGCGTGGTGTTCGATGGCCAGCTTGCGCCCGAATTGAACAAGGTGCTCGCCACCATGAAGACCGGTGATATGTCGGAGCCGGTCCGTTCCACGGGCGGCTATTACATCCTGGTGCTGCGCCAGCGCTTCGAGCCGGAAGGCACCAAGATCGAAGACAAGAAGCCGACCGAAGCCGGCCTGCCCGCCACCCTGCCGCTTGGCCGCGTGCTTCTGCGCCTGCCGCCGAAGGCGCCGCAGGATTACGTCACCAAGGTGCTGGAAATCGGCAAGACGATCCAGAACGCGATCACCTCTTGCGACATGGCCGAGAAGACCATTCCGAAATCGGTGCCGGGCTCGCTCTATTTCGCCCTCGGCAATGTCCGCATGGCCGATCTCAACGAGAAGACCCGCGAAGTGCTGGGCAAGACGGAATCGGGCGGCGTTGCCGATCCCTTCCTTTCCGACGCCGGTATCGAAATCTTCGTGCGTTGCGATAAGCGCGAGATCAAGCAGGTCGCTTGGCAGAAGCCCACGCGCGAGCAGATCGAGCAGCAGCTTTTCAACGAGCAGATTTCGGCCCTGGCCCGCCGCTATAACCGGGACCTGCGCCGCAATGCCAATATCGAGACCCGCTGA
- the rsmA gene encoding 16S rRNA (adenine(1518)-N(6)/adenine(1519)-N(6))-dimethyltransferase RsmA yields MTDTLPPLREVISAHGLIAKKSLGQNFLLDLNLTRRIARAADCEGAIVYEVGPGPGGLTRGLLDEGAKHVIAVERDERCIEALTEVALAYPGRLTVVSGDAMKVDEAARLAELGIGEKVRIAANLPYNIGTALLIKWLTVPVWPPFFASLTLMFQREVGLRIVAPPGTEHYGRLSVLAQWRCAPKLLFDVARTAFVPPPKITSTIVRLDPLQEPVAEAELPMLEAVTAAAFGQRRKMLRQSLKSLMPQPETLLEAAGIAPTERPEHLTVAQFAALARQLAGVRL; encoded by the coding sequence ATGACCGATACCCTGCCGCCGCTGCGCGAGGTGATTTCAGCCCATGGGCTGATCGCCAAAAAATCGCTTGGTCAGAACTTCCTTCTGGACCTCAACCTCACCCGCCGTATAGCGCGCGCCGCCGATTGCGAAGGCGCCATCGTCTATGAAGTGGGGCCGGGACCGGGCGGGCTGACACGCGGGCTTCTCGATGAAGGCGCCAAACATGTCATCGCGGTGGAGCGCGACGAGCGCTGCATCGAAGCCCTCACCGAAGTGGCCCTCGCCTATCCCGGACGGCTGACGGTGGTGTCAGGCGATGCCATGAAGGTGGACGAAGCCGCGCGCCTTGCTGAACTCGGCATCGGCGAGAAAGTACGCATCGCCGCCAATCTGCCCTACAACATCGGCACCGCGCTTCTCATTAAATGGCTCACGGTGCCGGTCTGGCCGCCCTTCTTCGCAAGCTTGACCTTGATGTTCCAGCGCGAGGTCGGCCTTCGCATTGTCGCTCCTCCGGGCACGGAGCATTACGGGCGGCTTTCGGTGCTGGCCCAGTGGCGATGCGCCCCGAAACTTCTCTTTGATGTGGCCCGCACCGCCTTTGTGCCGCCGCCCAAGATCACCTCCACGATTGTGCGCCTCGATCCTTTGCAGGAACCAGTCGCAGAAGCGGAGCTGCCCATGCTGGAGGCCGTCACCGCCGCCGCCTTCGGCCAGCGCCGCAAAATGCTCCGCCAGAGCCTTAAAAGCCTGATGCCGCAGCCAGAAACCCTCCTGGAAGCGGCCGGAATCGCCCCTACGGAGCGCCCGGAGCATTTAACGGTTGCGCAATTTGCCGCTCTCGCGCGACAATTGGCAGGTGTGCGGTTGTAA
- a CDS encoding hybrid sensor histidine kinase/response regulator, with protein sequence MPAKSQTRLICTMEQLQSLLALSPEPMLVLEADGVIAAANDAALLLLGYIQSDLLGKPLDTIVPSFRRGRESLFANRTSGMQAGALDRLGKDVPVELSFNSITQNGTERVVCILHDMRKHAAVTDHLRNTNEDLERRLRAADIDLKRANEHFKLFLKHAPAAIALLDRQMRYLIVSDRWLTDYGFTSRDLHGLSHYDVFHDMPERWRETHKRCLAGETIRSDEDSFTRRDGTTEWLRWELQPWYASDGKIGGMLIYSELITARKRAEQALLQSYQELELRVSERTAALQELKNEADRANAQKSWFVAAASHDLRQPLQASLAYLSVLARKSAHYDDEDLADRARQPLKAMSDILDVLLDISDLESGHVKPRREDFSIAELIGRVVANTQMQAMEKGLRLSYIPDDFIVHSDPKLLERIIANFVINAIRYTAKGLIGIYCEQVGDKICVSVTDTGIGIPAEAIEAIFEDHVQLANPARDRRKGLGLGLSIAKRIADSLGHRISVHSELGSGSSFSIELPAAESQYVPVPAKAESPASTPRTSEYPVVLLIDDDQDVAEAMQMLLQSYDCETYMAGTPDAALAMLESGLTPGLILCDYRLPGANGLDVIRTIRRRLNSNVAAVLMTGDTGLKAMPEDMTNCALLHKPMEVEAFFAAIAGLDTRANRFAEAS encoded by the coding sequence ATGCCTGCTAAGAGCCAAACCCGCTTGATCTGCACCATGGAACAGCTTCAGTCCTTATTGGCGCTGTCACCCGAGCCGATGCTGGTACTCGAGGCCGATGGCGTGATCGCCGCCGCGAACGACGCGGCCCTGCTGCTGCTTGGCTATATACAATCCGATCTTCTCGGCAAGCCTCTCGATACCATCGTGCCCTCATTCCGGCGCGGGCGTGAAAGCCTGTTCGCCAACCGCACCAGTGGCATGCAGGCTGGCGCGCTCGATCGTCTTGGTAAGGACGTTCCCGTCGAGCTCAGCTTCAACAGCATAACCCAGAACGGCACGGAGCGGGTTGTTTGCATCCTTCACGATATGCGCAAACACGCCGCCGTGACCGATCACCTGCGCAACACCAATGAGGATCTAGAGCGTCGCCTGCGCGCCGCCGACATCGACCTCAAGCGCGCCAACGAACATTTCAAGCTGTTCCTGAAACATGCGCCCGCCGCGATTGCCTTGCTCGACCGGCAGATGCGCTATCTCATCGTCTCCGACCGCTGGCTCACCGACTACGGTTTCACCTCGCGCGATTTGCATGGGCTTAGCCATTACGATGTCTTCCACGACATGCCGGAGCGCTGGCGCGAAACCCATAAGCGTTGCCTCGCGGGTGAGACCATCCGTTCCGACGAAGACAGTTTCACGCGCCGCGACGGCACCACCGAATGGCTGCGCTGGGAGCTGCAGCCCTGGTATGCCAGCGACGGCAAGATCGGCGGCATGCTGATCTATAGCGAGCTGATCACCGCGCGCAAACGCGCCGAACAGGCCTTACTGCAAAGCTATCAGGAACTTGAGCTGCGCGTCAGCGAACGCACCGCCGCCTTACAGGAATTGAAGAACGAAGCCGACCGTGCCAACGCCCAGAAATCCTGGTTCGTCGCCGCCGCAAGCCACGATCTGCGCCAGCCCTTGCAGGCCTCGCTCGCCTATCTTTCCGTGCTGGCCCGCAAGAGCGCGCATTACGACGATGAAGACCTCGCCGACCGGGCCCGCCAGCCCTTGAAAGCGATGAGCGACATACTCGATGTGCTGCTCGATATCTCCGATCTCGAAAGCGGCCATGTGAAGCCCCGGCGCGAGGATTTCTCCATCGCCGAGCTGATCGGACGCGTCGTCGCCAATACCCAGATGCAGGCGATGGAAAAGGGCCTGCGCCTTTCCTATATCCCTGACGATTTCATCGTGCACAGCGATCCCAAGCTCTTGGAACGCATCATCGCCAATTTCGTCATCAATGCCATCCGCTATACCGCCAAGGGACTGATCGGCATTTATTGCGAACAGGTCGGCGACAAGATTTGCGTCTCGGTGACCGATACCGGCATCGGCATTCCCGCCGAAGCCATCGAAGCGATTTTCGAAGACCATGTGCAGCTCGCCAATCCCGCGCGCGACCGCCGCAAGGGCTTGGGTCTCGGTCTCTCCATTGCGAAGCGCATTGCTGACAGCCTTGGCCACCGCATCTCGGTGCATTCCGAGCTTGGTTCCGGCTCGTCTTTCTCCATCGAGCTTCCTGCCGCGGAAAGCCAGTATGTGCCCGTCCCGGCCAAGGCGGAGTCGCCCGCCAGCACGCCGCGCACCAGCGAATATCCTGTGGTGCTTCTGATCGATGATGATCAGGACGTCGCCGAAGCGATGCAGATGCTGCTGCAATCCTATGATTGCGAGACCTATATGGCGGGCACACCCGATGCCGCGCTGGCGATGCTGGAATCCGGTCTGACCCCGGGCCTGATCCTGTGCGACTATCGCTTGCCTGGCGCCAATGGGCTTGATGTCATCCGCACCATTCGCCGCCGCCTCAACAGCAATGTCGCCGCTGTGTTAATGACCGGCGACACAGGTTTGAAGGCGATGCCGGAAGACATGACCAATTGCGCGCTTCTGCATAAGCCGATGGAAGTGGAAGCCTTCTTTGCCGCGATCGCAGGCCTTGATACCCGCGCGAACCGCTTTGCCGAGGCGTCTTGA
- the gmk gene encoding guanylate kinase, whose product MTVEIKRRGLMFVLSSPSGAGKSTLSRGLLKSEPNLTMSVSATTRSPRPGETHGREYYFVGLGEFQRMVQDKEFLEHAEVFGNHYGTPKEPVMEALASGQDVLFDIDWQGAQQLRALAGDDMVSVFILPPSRAELERRLRGRAEDTPEVIAQRMAKASNEISRWSEYDYVVVNDDVAVAQTQVTAILAAERLKRTRQPGLLSFVDGLVKGG is encoded by the coding sequence ATGACCGTTGAAATCAAACGCCGTGGCTTGATGTTTGTGTTGTCCTCGCCTTCGGGGGCGGGCAAATCCACCCTGTCGCGCGGGCTCTTGAAATCCGAACCCAACCTCACCATGAGCGTTTCGGCGACGACGCGCTCTCCGCGCCCCGGCGAAACCCATGGCCGCGAATATTACTTCGTGGGCTTGGGCGAATTTCAGCGCATGGTGCAGGACAAGGAATTCCTCGAACACGCCGAAGTCTTCGGCAATCACTACGGCACGCCGAAAGAGCCGGTGATGGAGGCCCTCGCCAGCGGCCAGGACGTGCTGTTCGATATCGATTGGCAGGGCGCGCAGCAGCTGCGGGCGCTCGCCGGTGATGACATGGTCAGCGTTTTCATTCTGCCGCCGTCGCGCGCCGAACTGGAGCGCCGTTTGCGTGGCCGCGCCGAGGATACGCCCGAAGTCATCGCCCAGCGTATGGCCAAAGCCTCCAACGAGATCAGCCGCTGGTCGGAATACGATTATGTGGTGGTCAACGATGATGTCGCGGTGGCGCAAACCCAGGTGACGGCCATTCTCGCCGCCGAACGCTTAAAGCGCACCCGCCAGCCGGGCCTTTTGAGCTTTGTCGATGGGCTGGTGAAGGGCGGCTGA
- a CDS encoding LPS-assembly protein LptD translates to MTPPLKTLLRRILLGGAAITALTLSAAAAEERAPAKDMLLQADKADYDSKAKRVIASGHVEIDYDGSILIADKVSYDQNTDVVTADGNVTVMDKTGNVAFAKHVVLKDKLREGALTGFGALLGSHGRLVAASAERKEGGRITIANHVAYTPCKICQQDGSKTPVWQIKAVRVVHDNEKHRVKFTDATLAVFGIPIFYTPILTEPDPTVHHSSGFLLPDVGNSSANGYFISIPYYWSISPSRDATLQSTFTTKGGQVLEGEYRERWNDGGMWLQGSVAHTPNGGTSQDQTQYYSHLFGSGRAKIAENWTLGYDAQLTSNDTYLKRYNISQLDRLVSDLFVSGEQGQSRFALSSYFFQGLRASDDNHSFAIPLPLIEYTYIPMQKLAGGRFRLDVNSVSLYRQSGANNQRVTAEASWRFPLVTQMGQLWTFQINARGDVYHTDTPLDGDSSHYATRAIPYMALDWRWPFIANRGGGHSILLEPIAQVIAQPYGGNFSNVQNEDSLNVELDENNLLSFDQVPGYDLVVSGPRANFGLRAEMRFDSGYAEALIGQAYRLHKDPGLSDISGSGFTDKHSDLVGRFSLKFPPYLDLTNRLDIDEQTGNVSRDEVYVTGTLGRSSVRVSYVQLSAMRGVPNFVEPDGQLLPARQEITAQMDVNFYRNWQAFAAIRRDLKAEQTLDNEFGLGYEDECLGISLGYRRKYTTDRDLRPSTSYILRIKLKTTETTIQPFSLFPQDVFSYGRP, encoded by the coding sequence ATGACACCGCCCTTAAAAACCTTGTTGCGACGGATTCTGCTTGGCGGCGCGGCGATCACTGCCCTCACCCTTTCGGCGGCGGCGGCGGAAGAACGCGCACCTGCGAAAGACATGCTCCTGCAGGCCGATAAGGCCGATTACGATTCCAAGGCCAAGCGAGTCATCGCCTCCGGCCACGTCGAGATCGATTACGACGGCAGCATCCTCATCGCCGATAAGGTCAGCTACGACCAGAACACCGATGTCGTCACCGCCGATGGCAATGTCACGGTGATGGATAAGACCGGCAATGTCGCCTTCGCCAAGCATGTCGTCTTGAAAGACAAGCTGCGCGAGGGCGCGCTGACAGGCTTCGGCGCGCTGCTCGGCAGCCATGGGCGCCTCGTGGCGGCAAGCGCCGAGCGCAAGGAAGGCGGGCGCATCACCATCGCCAACCATGTCGCTTATACGCCGTGCAAAATCTGCCAGCAGGACGGCAGCAAAACCCCGGTGTGGCAGATCAAGGCTGTGCGGGTGGTGCATGACAACGAAAAGCACCGGGTCAAATTCACCGATGCCACGCTGGCCGTTTTTGGCATTCCGATCTTCTACACCCCGATCCTGACCGAACCCGATCCGACCGTGCATCACTCCTCCGGCTTCCTCCTGCCGGACGTCGGCAATTCGAGCGCCAACGGTTATTTCATCTCGATCCCTTATTACTGGTCGATCTCGCCCAGCCGCGACGCCACCTTGCAATCCACCTTCACCACCAAGGGCGGACAGGTGCTGGAAGGCGAATATCGCGAGCGCTGGAACGACGGCGGCATGTGGTTGCAAGGCTCCGTGGCGCATACGCCGAACGGCGGCACCAGCCAGGATCAGACCCAATACTATTCGCATTTGTTCGGCTCGGGCCGCGCCAAGATTGCCGAGAACTGGACCCTCGGCTACGACGCGCAGCTCACCTCCAATGACACTTATCTCAAGCGCTACAACATCTCCCAGCTTGACCGCTTGGTGTCGGATCTCTTTGTCAGCGGCGAACAAGGCCAAAGCCGCTTTGCCCTTTCGAGCTATTTCTTCCAGGGCTTGCGCGCTTCGGACGACAATCACAGCTTCGCCATTCCGCTGCCGCTTATCGAATACACCTACATTCCGATGCAGAAGCTGGCGGGTGGCCGCTTCCGCCTGGATGTGAATTCGGTTTCGCTCTATCGCCAATCGGGCGCCAACAATCAGCGTGTCACCGCCGAAGCAAGCTGGCGCTTTCCGCTGGTCACGCAAATGGGCCAGCTCTGGACCTTCCAGATCAATGCGCGTGGCGATGTCTATCACACCGATACGCCGCTGGATGGCGACAGCAGCCATTATGCGACGCGTGCCATTCCCTATATGGCGCTCGATTGGCGCTGGCCTTTCATCGCCAATCGCGGCGGGGGCCATTCCATCCTGCTCGAACCTATCGCCCAGGTCATCGCGCAGCCTTATGGCGGCAATTTCTCCAACGTCCAGAACGAAGACAGCCTGAACGTCGAGCTCGACGAGAACAATCTGCTCTCCTTCGATCAGGTGCCTGGCTATGATCTCGTCGTCTCCGGGCCGCGCGCCAACTTCGGCTTGCGCGCAGAGATGCGTTTCGATTCCGGATATGCCGAGGCGCTGATCGGCCAAGCCTATCGCCTGCACAAGGATCCGGGCCTGTCGGATATCTCCGGCTCGGGCTTCACCGACAAGCATTCCGACTTGGTGGGCCGTTTCAGCCTGAAATTCCCGCCTTACCTGGACCTTACCAATCGTCTCGACATAGATGAACAGACCGGTAATGTTTCGCGAGATGAAGTTTATGTCACCGGCACGCTGGGGCGCAGTTCGGTACGCGTTTCCTATGTGCAGTTGTCGGCGATGCGCGGCGTGCCCAACTTCGTGGAACCGGACGGCCAATTGCTCCCGGCCCGCCAGGAAATTACCGCCCAGATGGACGTGAATTTCTATCGTAACTGGCAGGCTTTTGCGGCCATCCGCCGCGATTTGAAGGCCGAACAGACGCTCGATAACGAATTCGGGCTTGGTTACGAGGATGAATGCCTGGGGATTTCCCTCGGCTACCGCCGCAAATACACGACCGACCGGGATTTGCGCCCCTCGACCAGCTATATTTTGCGGATAAAGCTTAAGACGACCGAGACGACGATCCAGCCGTTCAGCCTGTTTCCGCAAGATGTCTTCTCCTATGGGCGTCCTTGA
- the ppk2 gene encoding polyphosphate kinase 2, with the protein MRHSRKAITMGHPKLGGEVLRNAQERAQLERHWEILGDAKPPKPPHGKHYHYVDELARLQFELLKMQEWVRLQGLKVVVIFEGRDAAGKGGVIKRITECLNPRSCRVVALATPTEKERGQWYFQRYVEQLPSKGEIVLFDRSWYNRAGVEHVMGFCSKDEYKEFLRACPLFEEMLVRSGIILLKYWFSVNDEEQEKRFLERMKNPIKRWKLSPMDIESRERWVEYSKAKDVMLKHTDTKLAPWYIVDADNKKRARLNCIAHFLRQIPYKDLKPIQFELPARQPDNSYKRPKKSDQHWVPERY; encoded by the coding sequence ATGCGTCATTCGCGAAAGGCCATTACGATGGGCCACCCCAAATTGGGCGGAGAAGTGTTGCGTAACGCGCAAGAGCGCGCGCAATTGGAACGGCATTGGGAAATCCTCGGCGACGCCAAGCCGCCCAAGCCGCCGCATGGCAAGCACTATCACTATGTTGATGAACTCGCCCGGCTGCAATTCGAGCTTTTGAAGATGCAGGAATGGGTCCGCCTGCAAGGCCTGAAGGTGGTGGTCATTTTCGAAGGGCGCGATGCGGCGGGTAAAGGCGGCGTCATCAAGCGTATTACGGAGTGCCTTAATCCGCGCTCCTGCCGGGTCGTGGCGCTCGCCACCCCGACCGAAAAAGAACGCGGGCAATGGTATTTCCAGCGCTATGTCGAACAGCTTCCGTCCAAGGGTGAGATCGTGCTCTTCGACCGCTCCTGGTATAACCGCGCGGGCGTCGAGCATGTCATGGGCTTCTGCTCCAAGGACGAATACAAGGAGTTTTTGCGCGCCTGCCCGCTCTTCGAAGAGATGCTGGTGCGGTCCGGCATTATCCTGCTCAAATACTGGTTCAGCGTAAATGACGAGGAGCAGGAGAAACGCTTCCTCGAGCGGATGAAGAATCCGATCAAGCGCTGGAAGCTCTCGCCGATGGATATCGAAAGCCGCGAGCGCTGGGTGGAATATTCCAAGGCCAAGGATGTGATGCTGAAGCACACCGACACCAAACTCGCGCCTTGGTATATCGTCGATGCGGATAACAAGAAGCGGGCGCGGCTCAACTGCATCGCCCATTTCCTGCGGCAAATTCCGTATAAGGATCTAAAGCCGATCCAATTCGAACTGCCCGCGCGCCAGCCCGACAACAGCTATAAGCGCCCGAAAAAATCCGATCAGCATTGGGTGCCGGAGCGGTATTGA
- the lptG gene encoding LPS export ABC transporter permease LptG — MSWSWTLYRYLARHFAGGIATVYAGFLLLAFSIDMVNLLNRTSENNVSTSLIAAMALLHLPVLGIKMLPFAVLLGGVFCFVRLSRNQELVATRAAGVSAWDFLLPPLAVAVALGVAVVLAATPVSSVMLNQFAALEAKYVKGQASQLSVSANGLWLRQGTKQAQSVIHALSVSDQGVHLEDVIVFNYGAKDHLEGRIDAKSAQLGNGAWMLKDAWVSGPDGIPKHYDLYPQKTTLTPTQIQESFASPDTLSFWALPQFIQAAENAGFSAIRYRLYLYSLLTLPVLLAAMVFMAASFSLKLSRAGGLGRVVLISALSGFGVYFFTDLTRALGQTAILPAWLAATAPALAAILIGMTLVFHQEDG; from the coding sequence ATGAGCTGGTCCTGGACTCTCTACCGCTATCTGGCGCGCCATTTCGCGGGCGGTATCGCCACGGTCTATGCCGGCTTCCTGCTGCTCGCCTTCTCCATCGATATGGTGAACCTGCTCAATCGCACCTCGGAGAACAACGTCTCCACCAGCCTGATCGCGGCCATGGCGCTGCTGCATCTGCCCGTGCTCGGCATCAAGATGCTGCCCTTCGCCGTGCTTCTGGGCGGGGTGTTCTGCTTTGTGCGTCTGTCGCGAAATCAGGAATTGGTCGCAACCCGCGCGGCGGGCGTCTCGGCCTGGGATTTCCTCTTGCCCCCCTTGGCGGTGGCGGTGGCGCTGGGCGTGGCGGTGGTGCTGGCCGCCACTCCAGTCTCCTCGGTGATGCTCAACCAGTTCGCGGCTCTGGAGGCCAAATACGTCAAGGGACAGGCCTCGCAATTGTCGGTCTCGGCCAATGGGCTGTGGCTGCGCCAAGGCACCAAACAAGCCCAATCGGTGATTCACGCCCTTTCGGTCTCCGACCAGGGGGTACATCTGGAAGATGTTATCGTCTTCAATTATGGCGCCAAGGACCACCTGGAAGGGCGGATCGATGCCAAAAGCGCGCAGCTCGGCAATGGCGCCTGGATGCTGAAAGACGCCTGGGTCTCCGGCCCGGACGGCATTCCGAAGCATTACGATCTCTATCCCCAGAAAACCACGCTCACCCCGACTCAGATTCAAGAAAGCTTCGCCTCGCCGGACACACTCTCCTTCTGGGCCCTGCCGCAGTTCATCCAGGCCGCGGAAAACGCAGGTTTCTCGGCGATCCGCTACCGGCTTTACCTCTATTCCCTCCTTACCCTGCCGGTGCTATTGGCGGCGATGGTCTTCATGGCCGCGAGCTTTTCGCTCAAACTTTCCCGCGCCGGAGGGCTCGGACGCGTGGTATTGATCAGTGCCCTTTCGGGCTTCGGCGTATATTTCTTCACGGATTTGACGCGCGCGCTCGGTCAGACCGCCATTCTGCCCGCCTGGCTTGCGGCCACGGCACCGGCATTGGCGGCCATTCTGATCGGCATGACGCTCGTCTTCCACCAGGAGGACGGATGA
- the pdxA gene encoding 4-hydroxythreonine-4-phosphate dehydrogenase PdxA: MGEPAGIGPEVAAAAFHALGGAIGARALKIVGDPDVFEGLDLPASAFIATTAKAKRQPGKPSPDNAAATVEAISLAVSLCQKGEAGGLVTAPINKHVLMQTGFAYPGHTDYLQHLTGAKRAVMMLASKALRVVPMTVHVPLASVPGLVTREAIIETAEITLAALQKDFGIAAPRLAIAGLNPHAGENGALGGEEDAVIAPAISELRAHGHHVIGPLPSDTMFHEEARKAYDAALCMYHDQALIPIKTLSFWDGVNVTLGLPIVRTSPDHGTAFEIAGQGKADHRSMLAAIAMAGEMADARNQQK; encoded by the coding sequence ATGGGAGAACCGGCCGGCATTGGGCCGGAAGTGGCCGCCGCCGCCTTTCATGCGCTGGGCGGGGCCATTGGCGCGCGGGCGCTGAAGATTGTCGGCGATCCTGATGTCTTCGAAGGGCTCGACCTTCCCGCCAGCGCATTCATTGCGACCACCGCAAAAGCCAAGCGCCAGCCCGGCAAGCCCTCTCCGGATAACGCCGCCGCTACGGTGGAAGCGATTTCTCTGGCGGTATCGCTCTGCCAAAAAGGCGAGGCCGGCGGGCTCGTCACCGCGCCCATCAACAAGCATGTCCTGATGCAGACGGGCTTTGCCTATCCCGGTCATACCGATTACCTGCAGCATCTGACGGGCGCCAAGCGCGCCGTGATGATGCTGGCGAGCAAAGCTTTGCGCGTGGTGCCGATGACGGTGCATGTGCCGCTCGCATCCGTGCCGGGGCTGGTCACGCGCGAGGCCATCATCGAGACCGCCGAGATCACTCTTGCCGCCCTCCAGAAGGATTTCGGTATCGCGGCCCCCCGCCTTGCCATTGCCGGGCTGAACCCGCATGCGGGCGAGAATGGCGCCCTCGGCGGCGAAGAAGATGCGGTGATCGCGCCCGCTATTTCCGAACTTCGCGCGCATGGCCATCACGTGATAGGGCCCCTGCCCTCCGACACCATGTTCCACGAGGAAGCGCGCAAAGCCTATGACGCGGCGCTGTGCATGTATCACGATCAGGCGCTGATCCCGATCAAGACGCTGTCCTTCTGGGATGGCGTCAACGTCACGCTCGGCCTTCCCATTGTGCGCACCTCTCCCGATCACGGCACCGCCTTCGAGATCGCGGGACAAGGCAAAGCCGATCATAGAAGCATGCTCGCCGCCATCGCCATGGCTGGGGAGATGGCGGACGCACGGAACCAGCAAAAATGA